A window of the Camelus dromedarius isolate mCamDro1 chromosome 5, mCamDro1.pat, whole genome shotgun sequence genome harbors these coding sequences:
- the SPTSSA gene encoding serine palmitoyltransferase small subunit A — MALARAWKQISWFYYQYLLVTALYMLEPWERTVFNSMLVSIMGMALYTGYVFMPQHIMAILHYFEIVQ, encoded by the exons ATGGCGCTGGCGCGGGCCTGGAAGCAGATATCCTGGTTCTACTACCAGTACCTGCTGGTCACGGCGCTCTACATGCTGGAGCCCTGGGAGCGGACTGTGTTCA ACTCCATGCTGGTTTCCATCATGGGGATGGCGCTGTACACGGGCTATGTCTTCATGCCTCAACACATCATGGCGATACTGCACTACTTTGAAATTGTACAGTGA